The following are encoded together in the Thermococcus sibiricus MM 739 genome:
- a CDS encoding DUF354 domain-containing protein yields MNILIVVNTPAQAHFYKNIYTALKDKGHSVFLLARNYGDTIELLNSFGFDYIMYSDPLVSSNKLLKTAQFPLDVMSALLKTIKNKIKPDVIVGGGGYGAIISEILNVPNIWYMDGEPMFYSGLYQLEFKMFSRIPRAIITPKAFRQSLGNQHIKVDSYKELSYLSPKYYNPNPDILHELGVSKHDTYLLLRFNAFDALHDVNLYGLSYEDKIYLIKKLEKLGIKFFISSELPLPAPLEKYKLSIPKHRIHDVIYYSSMLVADTGTMVTEAAVLGVPAVMINSSAWKVGVFEELEERYGLIYRYSRGDKGISKVVELSERLSLLKRKWKKKQKRLLKEKIDISAFMTWVIENYPQSLHELQENPKIQYKFKAR; encoded by the coding sequence ATGAATATCCTTATAGTTGTAAATACTCCCGCTCAAGCGCATTTCTATAAGAACATATATACTGCTCTTAAAGATAAAGGGCACTCCGTATTCTTGTTGGCAAGAAACTATGGAGATACAATAGAATTACTAAATTCTTTTGGGTTCGATTATATTATGTATTCAGATCCGTTAGTGTCTTCAAATAAACTGTTAAAAACTGCTCAGTTTCCCCTTGATGTAATGTCAGCGTTATTGAAAACAATTAAAAATAAAATTAAACCGGATGTTATAGTTGGTGGTGGAGGTTATGGGGCAATTATATCGGAAATTCTTAATGTTCCAAATATTTGGTATATGGATGGAGAACCTATGTTCTATAGCGGTTTGTATCAACTGGAGTTTAAGATGTTTTCGAGAATCCCTAGGGCGATTATAACCCCCAAAGCATTTAGACAGTCTCTTGGTAATCAGCATATAAAGGTAGACAGCTACAAAGAACTTAGCTATTTATCTCCTAAATATTATAACCCTAATCCAGACATCTTGCACGAACTAGGAGTGAGTAAGCATGATACATATTTATTACTTAGGTTCAATGCATTTGATGCGTTACATGACGTTAACTTATACGGACTTTCGTATGAAGACAAAATCTATCTTATAAAAAAACTAGAAAAATTAGGGATTAAATTTTTTATTTCATCTGAGCTACCACTGCCTGCTCCTTTGGAAAAGTATAAACTTTCCATTCCCAAACATAGGATACACGATGTTATTTACTATTCTTCTATGCTGGTGGCAGACACTGGCACTATGGTAACGGAGGCTGCTGTATTAGGAGTTCCTGCAGTAATGATCAATTCGAGTGCTTGGAAGGTTGGAGTCTTTGAAGAACTAGAGGAGAGGTATGGTCTTATTTACAGGTATAGTCGAGGGGATAAGGGTATCAGTAAGGTCGTAGAACTTTCTGAAAGGCTTTCGCTATTAAAAAGAAAGTGGAAAAAAAAGCAAAAAAGATTACTGAAAGAGAAAATAGATATAAGTGCTTTTATGACATGGGTTATAGAGAACTATCCCCAAAGTCTTCATGAGTTGCAAGAAAATCCTAAGATACAATACAAATTTAAAGCCAGATAG